The Candidatus Methylomirabilota bacterium genome includes a region encoding these proteins:
- a CDS encoding xanthine dehydrogenase family protein molybdopterin-binding subunit — translation MLWLGIVRSPHAHARIVKIDGREASRLPGVVAVLTREDLPELGGSVPPLVPAPTFPPYHHPVLASAMVKHVGEAVAVVAAETAYVAADAVERVVVEYEPMAAAVSPEAALASEAPKVHDDWPGNLAGISETHTGDAKAGFARADIMVEMRLHYPRVGGTPIETRGVLASHDAATGLLTTWCSTQVPFGVRSGIAAVLGMAEEHVRVIAPDVGGGFGIKGHVYPEDILVPAVARRLGRPVKWIETRREHFLTAAADRDQEHQARLGLTRDGAIVALETDFTRDHGAHTPLGEAIAYNTMNHLVGPYRVPHFKGVGRNVVTHKTFLAAYRGAGRPEANFVLDRLLDRGARAVGMDAAELRRKNLIRMEEMPWRTGLVYRDGVPIAYDPADYVKIFDLALERLGYAGWRAEQATRRGSSRPIGLGVSAYMEGTGIGPFEGANVRVDPNGTVFVDIGVSSQGQAHETTLAQLAADALGVPIEQVVIRGGDTQLLGYGMGTIA, via the coding sequence GATCGACGGGCGCGAGGCCTCGAGGCTGCCCGGCGTGGTGGCCGTGCTCACCCGGGAGGACTTGCCCGAGCTGGGCGGCTCCGTGCCTCCGCTGGTCCCCGCGCCGACCTTCCCTCCCTATCACCACCCAGTGCTCGCTTCGGCCATGGTCAAGCACGTGGGCGAGGCGGTGGCGGTCGTGGCGGCCGAGACGGCCTATGTCGCCGCCGATGCCGTCGAGCGGGTCGTTGTCGAATACGAGCCGATGGCCGCCGCCGTCTCTCCCGAGGCCGCGCTCGCTTCCGAGGCGCCCAAGGTCCACGACGACTGGCCGGGCAATCTCGCCGGCATCTCCGAGACGCACACGGGCGATGCCAAGGCCGGATTCGCCAGAGCCGACATCATGGTCGAGATGCGGCTCCACTACCCTCGCGTCGGCGGCACGCCCATCGAGACTCGCGGGGTGCTCGCCTCTCACGATGCCGCCACCGGCCTCCTCACCACCTGGTGCTCGACCCAGGTGCCCTTCGGGGTGCGGAGCGGCATCGCGGCCGTGCTCGGCATGGCAGAGGAGCACGTGCGTGTCATCGCGCCGGACGTGGGCGGGGGATTCGGCATCAAGGGTCACGTCTATCCCGAGGACATCCTGGTGCCCGCCGTCGCGCGCCGGCTCGGCCGTCCCGTCAAATGGATCGAGACACGGCGCGAGCATTTCCTCACCGCCGCGGCCGACCGCGACCAGGAGCACCAGGCGCGCCTCGGCCTCACGCGCGACGGCGCCATCGTGGCGCTCGAGACCGACTTCACCCGCGATCACGGCGCGCACACGCCCCTCGGCGAGGCGATCGCGTACAACACCATGAACCATCTGGTGGGGCCGTATCGCGTCCCTCACTTCAAGGGCGTGGGGCGCAACGTGGTCACCCACAAGACCTTCCTCGCCGCCTATCGCGGCGCGGGACGGCCGGAAGCCAACTTCGTCCTCGACCGTCTGCTCGACCGGGGCGCGCGCGCCGTCGGCATGGATGCGGCCGAGCTCCGCCGCAAGAATCTCATCCGGATGGAAGAGATGCCGTGGCGGACGGGCCTCGTCTACCGCGACGGGGTGCCCATCGCCTATGATCCGGCGGACTACGTCAAGATCTTTGATCTCGCCCTCGAGCGTCTGGGCTACGCGGGCTGGCGCGCCGAGCAGGCCACGCGGCGAGGCTCGTCGCGCCCCATCGGGCTCGGCGTCTCCGCGTACATGGAGGGCACGGGCATCGGTCCCTTCGAGGGCGCCAACGTGCGCGTGGATCCCAACGGCACCGTCTTCGTGGACATCGGCGTCTCCTCCCAGGGCCAGGCCCACGAGACGACCCTGGCCCAGCTTGCCGCCGACGCACTCGGCGTGCCCATCGAGCAGGTCGTGATCCGCGGCGGCGACACCCAGCTCCTGGGCTACGGCATGGGCACCATCGC